A DNA window from Arachis duranensis cultivar V14167 chromosome 3, aradu.V14167.gnm2.J7QH, whole genome shotgun sequence contains the following coding sequences:
- the LOC107477910 gene encoding uncharacterized protein LOC107477910, with translation MSSSIRARAWSVAASVGVVEAMKDQLGICRWNYAFRSAQQHVKNHVGSFSQTMKLSSSSSSSAMVATAKLREEKAKRSEESLRTVMYLSSWGPN, from the coding sequence ATGAGTTCTTCGATCAGAGCAAGAGCATGGAGCGTCGCAGCTAGTGTTGGAGTTGTGGAGGCCATGAAGGATCAATTAGGTATATGCAGGTGGAACTACGCATTCAGATCTGCACAACAGCACGTCAAGAATCATGTTGGTTCTTTCTCTCAGACAATGaaactctcttcttcttcttcttcctcggcTATGGTGGCCACCGCAAAGTTGAGAGAAGAAAAGGCGAAACGATCAGAGGAGTCTCTTAGGACAGTCATGTACTTAAGTTCTTGGGGTCCTAACTAA